Proteins from one Leptonema illini DSM 21528 genomic window:
- a CDS encoding class I SAM-dependent methyltransferase, with protein MKKSLRSIAIEASPEASIRNATSEQCGVCYGQDFRHCFQKKSENGTIFNIVICRSCQTMQTLPRPTAEQLAQCYQGSYFEQRTDRGYSDYRSEAVRMQIERVFAMNLKDLGFFEVESSLLRAGGRSLDVGCAAGYFVDFMQRRGWSASGVEISAPMAAHARSQGLDVVQADFLAGEVAASYDLVTLWASLEHFADPRLLLRRLADAVRPGGSLILSTCRRGLLSWLTGPSWRYMNVPEHLFFFSRRGLVQLFGEYGFTAIKQITYGSGLTTRPGASWPYRAAKRLADPLVKMTGQGDMMALHFRKR; from the coding sequence TTGAAAAAGTCTTTGCGATCCATAGCCATCGAGGCTTCTCCGGAGGCGTCCATTCGCAACGCCACATCTGAGCAGTGTGGCGTCTGCTACGGTCAGGATTTTCGCCACTGCTTTCAGAAGAAATCCGAAAACGGAACGATTTTCAACATCGTAATTTGCCGTTCGTGTCAGACCATGCAGACCCTGCCGAGACCGACGGCCGAACAGCTGGCGCAGTGCTATCAAGGATCGTATTTTGAACAGCGCACGGATCGCGGCTACTCAGACTATCGGTCCGAAGCGGTGCGCATGCAGATCGAGCGTGTCTTTGCCATGAACCTCAAGGATCTCGGTTTTTTCGAGGTAGAATCATCTCTCTTACGGGCAGGGGGACGATCGCTTGATGTGGGCTGTGCGGCCGGCTATTTTGTCGACTTCATGCAGAGGCGCGGGTGGTCTGCAAGCGGAGTGGAGATCTCTGCACCGATGGCCGCTCATGCACGCAGCCAGGGTCTGGATGTCGTGCAGGCGGATTTTCTGGCCGGAGAGGTCGCTGCAAGCTATGATCTCGTAACGCTCTGGGCCTCCCTCGAGCATTTTGCAGATCCGCGGCTGCTCTTGCGGCGGCTGGCCGACGCCGTGCGACCGGGCGGCAGCCTGATCCTTTCCACATGCCGCCGCGGACTTCTCTCCTGGTTAACAGGACCGTCATGGCGTTATATGAACGTTCCCGAGCATCTGTTCTTTTTCTCGCGGCGAGGGCTTGTGCAGCTCTTTGGCGAATACGGATTCACCGCAATCAAGCAGATTACTTATGGTTCGGGGTTAACGACCAGACCGGGAGCCTCATGGCCTTACAGGGCAGCAAAGCGCCTGGCCGATCCGCTTGTGAAGATGACCGGGCAGGGCGATATGATGGCGCTGCATTTCAGAAAGAGATAG
- a CDS encoding 4Fe-4S binding protein — protein sequence MDRKDFFKTGLSETAKSLYNTKIGGIVDRQLQSFANLLAPFAEPADAPAEKSSSESGKAIEGASTSAGASGTADAPAQAPAIANEAAPTAPAPPRKKRGFVRPPGSVRDPERFKQICTECGDCIIACPYGAILRAPGVYGPVMNPNLVACALCEDYPCIEACDERALLPIPEGFLPKFGHAMLDPQLCRNVHTESGRAKKKATKKTSGKSAALSKTSAASKTKTSSQKKTCTACVDACPIPDAVALLKGPVKIPAFAHHCTGCGLCVQDCPESAIRIEYA from the coding sequence ATGGATCGCAAAGACTTTTTCAAAACAGGCCTCTCTGAAACGGCGAAGTCGCTTTATAACACAAAGATCGGCGGAATCGTCGATCGGCAGCTGCAATCTTTCGCCAACCTGCTGGCTCCTTTTGCCGAGCCGGCTGACGCCCCTGCTGAAAAATCTTCTTCGGAATCTGGCAAAGCGATCGAGGGTGCCAGTACGTCCGCTGGGGCATCGGGGACAGCGGATGCACCGGCTCAGGCGCCTGCCATCGCGAACGAGGCCGCTCCGACTGCCCCGGCGCCGCCCAGAAAAAAGCGCGGCTTTGTCCGTCCGCCGGGTTCGGTACGCGATCCGGAGCGATTCAAGCAGATCTGCACCGAATGCGGAGACTGCATCATCGCCTGCCCTTACGGCGCTATCCTTCGAGCGCCAGGCGTCTACGGACCGGTAATGAATCCGAACCTCGTTGCCTGTGCCCTCTGTGAGGATTATCCGTGCATTGAGGCCTGTGATGAAAGGGCGCTGCTGCCCATCCCCGAAGGCTTCCTGCCAAAATTCGGTCATGCGATGCTTGATCCGCAGCTCTGCCGCAACGTGCACACAGAATCAGGCAGGGCGAAGAAGAAGGCTACAAAAAAGACATCCGGCAAATCGGCAGCCCTGTCAAAAACGTCGGCTGCATCAAAGACGAAGACCTCTTCACAGAAGAAGACCTGCACCGCCTGTGTGGACGCCTGCCCGATTCCCGACGCCGTGGCCTTGCTCAAAGGCCCTGTGAAGATCCCCGCCTTTGCTCATCATTGCACGGGCTGCGGCCTCTGCGTGCAGGATTGTCCCGAGTCGGCCATCCGCATCGAATATGCGTGA
- a CDS encoding lysophospholipid acyltransferase family protein codes for MTKTITSLQKELTIHQRRKAGLFRSMFLWVGMVLATLFYGTIVVPSIIRKKPDGVHRWAIQWGRVLARFSGTRIHVRHTERMHQAGPVILLSNHQSLFDIPVLYAFLDIPFRWMAKSVLFKIPVIGPAMAAADYIPVERGDSKKALKSMFDAAEQIHSGKSVIIFPEGTRGGIDGKMLPFKKGAFILAKKAAVTIQPVVLWGNQYVLPREDQYFVQRFYSGDVFVEILDPIPPERYADLKADQLSDLLRQVMEEGLERLKKWEFEELSGKEDKTAEVRD; via the coding sequence ATGACAAAAACAATCACCTCTCTTCAAAAAGAACTGACCATCCACCAGCGTCGCAAGGCCGGACTCTTTCGTTCTATGTTTCTCTGGGTCGGCATGGTTCTTGCCACTCTCTTTTACGGAACGATCGTCGTTCCATCCATTATCAGGAAAAAGCCCGACGGTGTTCACAGATGGGCGATCCAGTGGGGACGCGTTCTGGCACGCTTTTCGGGCACGCGCATCCATGTGCGGCATACGGAACGTATGCATCAGGCCGGGCCCGTCATTCTGCTCAGCAACCATCAGAGCCTGTTCGATATTCCCGTACTTTATGCCTTTCTTGACATCCCCTTTCGCTGGATGGCAAAATCGGTACTTTTTAAGATTCCCGTCATCGGACCGGCCATGGCAGCCGCCGACTACATTCCCGTCGAACGGGGTGATTCAAAGAAGGCGCTGAAAAGTATGTTCGACGCCGCCGAGCAGATTCATAGCGGCAAATCCGTCATTATCTTTCCTGAGGGGACGCGCGGCGGTATCGATGGCAAGATGCTACCTTTTAAGAAAGGGGCGTTTATTCTCGCGAAGAAGGCAGCCGTTACCATTCAGCCCGTCGTGCTCTGGGGAAATCAATACGTGCTGCCCCGCGAAGACCAGTATTTTGTTCAGCGTTTTTATTCCGGCGACGTCTTCGTCGAAATCCTTGATCCTATTCCGCCCGAACGCTACGCCGATCTGAAGGCCGACCAGCTTTCAGATTTGCTGCGTCAGGTCATGGAAGAAGGATTAGAACGTCTGAAGAAATGGGAGTTTGAAGAGCTTTCTGGAAAAGAAGATAAGACGGCTGAAGTGCGCGACTGA